The Doryrhamphus excisus isolate RoL2022-K1 chromosome 1, RoL_Dexc_1.0, whole genome shotgun sequence genome includes a window with the following:
- the hivep2a gene encoding transcription factor HIVEP2a, protein MEARESAAGGQKCPRKDVVKEKTPLQRKWASEPSATAKQSTFSDPGPQHRESLPCGAHTGSDPQHKYAITGNSGKALCGSSAIGAVGGPPSQDPQGPLAQGFPGGYSYQLGQQYPQHPQTERLLSGAKPQPGLEPHAWPFVGQLPSDDLYPVGHPGHTHSHAGTGSGRFPRQKSPSLPSSFGPYSQSGPEPGEEGYGKKEQKVKKPGKYICYYCGRACAKPSVLKKHIRSHTGERPYPCVPCGFSFKTKSNLYKHRKSHAHAIKAGLVPFSDLAVSRSGDMNQASPAGEAEVHSDGEQSTDTDEEVVEGSTMLMDKDGSVPQISFEVDKTTGGAEPAYADSAEDQFVGSIKVPILIVPKSGGVPSTGMECPPFQDVKLSHHMMTSLAGRRGRSLDDSPSIKANLALRLHDRKGQDSDPTGSQSLNLLSPHSKGSTDSGYFSRSESAEQQISPPNANVKTYEEIMFGRTWYYRPNSRSRQSITVAMAGADPSSLASLKQSGVVLDMGKISEDQICFRGDVGMSGEPKQYPTVPSQSSTGLLEPPSDSGHLIRSNSMPTSSPPNLSLPPGIRGSHSFDEMMTSDDVFYPPGLRRLRRQAAIELSAHEAHTGDAEGYGHMPKNLPKSLAKKLNERGPGVAEHVVYSSYGTKVSLSEIATRKRRKEKSVGDEEDSPGHCDSSCSGSVEMTGDYGSFDGSRATPTGKGSLHSAHSQSDSFDTCASMCSEDMALFSDAECRKAAGNVISVIQHTNSLSRPNSFEKSESFEQPGYHPSAPSSQYSEQSDSDIFEDALSPESALLRTESMDQQPQSDSDLASVSSSSAAASPGQPYHIPHKLVRQPNIQVPEIRVTDEKDAEAPMAKEVEKHQPHVEEFQLPQRSDTLSQMPSEKLPPKKKRLRLADMEHSSGESSFESTCTSLSRSPSQESNLSHSSSFSMSFDRDEGLKSVSPTKQTQEDSAAGGGGKASEFLTVPGSGHSSHQQQREMRRSSSEQTPYSLPSDLPEMRSKSFDYGSLSSSRQGELYASGSAMKERRRGCLVRQASLSVYAEAAAQEPGGSELSIKQESVEHGVWPGPTGPSHSISDIAGRTKRLGNTVGVVGAHQQHVLQQSISEDSLQDEPHYARSQQYRLQAQGSSSEGEHLVHEVMNKEVVQQQVLSCQQSALFWSQETSQTSRQQLTLQAQQQLQKLHIRSPSSLPGPTTHHRPHDGQPEPSSIFHHQNLASLSCKHSLPTSNTTPMPLQQIQPIFATQNPGPHASQPGLLVPVRIQTHVPSFGSVMYTSVSQLIAHDQRLSLVGRSNISDMSPQGGAVGAGQSPEGLGRGPSRAGFNLSHFLGQTDGTVLRSPHWKSPDSGPNTGIPLSLTSGTITTTEASGSGMGGSKRMLSPASSLELFFETKQQKRVKEERMFGQMLKEMSAVELSGTDGSSKSEQRQTGDDCERMSSSPPLGDFPAPNKIAIPVRSSAPHQPDVPRPESFTPPLQIVTDSSPASYCPNSPEELDMDQSHLSPQSMISSNDAEVADASKPPAASQVPTSVLLQLAVSQNPGPPRAAGQTLLLADVTDVQQFLQFPSLRNLCRVSWCFLNYTKPNSRQAASQSSIYSSWCVSSYNPNPLNLRTKAALALLRSKQKTDTNLLYTTADMAPPSSGKLVSSVAWKLRFDQLKPELMPVDVRHFGRKMKGVASWERSKEEHADKDVAIKRTATEPTRIKIFEGGFKSNEDYVYVRGRGRGKYICEECGIRCKKPSMLKKHIRTHTDVRPYVCKFCNFAFKTKGNLTKHMKSKAHLKKCLELGVSMSSVEDVETDDADVGEEGRRSSDKMAEHQFSDVDDSEGGEDDGDDDEDDEDDDYDGDSTPKTCSRSTSPQPYGLPSLSITAVAASQPSPPLPPHSDPLVHKPPLFSYFTTVPSIHITSQRAEHGRGQEEHQRGMLAGRMLAPPSSSMDEDLPVPSLDFPSPSSHLSSPGLDYPTCPSPISPSASPSPRQYLSPHHDLSPMPGRLSPRRDASPLRHVSPKRDAVGYRRELSPRRGHLSLLSPLPCPTSPGGRDYKRELSPRGRHKGMIRPHSPRRALQQHLHHQSQQSGARGLRSAQLAGLLSQTELGPRGRRRVGADVDTESQQSGNRGNQSSPPHQGLFSHLPLHSQLQVRSPYPMIPIGGIQMVHAMPTSVSTPLDQQGAQQATPRLPLHEGETSEDVQSGEATCPPFTSSVDGGRRGGGEGSSGAPSPALMEGGVVREREQEASVHTCTKAIASLRIDPEEHTERRRGGREEDGASAPSPALPGQHRRTPPTSASPPSTLVQHFSGRGPPHASSPASPHCPSPSPDAGSESTIRSKDVS, encoded by the exons ATGGAAGCTCGCGAGTCGGCTGCTGGCGGGCAGAAATGCCCGAGAAAGGACGTGGTCAAGGAGAAGACCCCTCTGCAAAGGAAGTGGGCGTCTGAACCGTCTGCGACCGCCAAACAAAGCACTTTTTCTGATCCGGGGCCGCAGCATCGCGAGAGTTTGCCGTGCGGCGCCCACACAGGATCGGATCCCCAACACAAGTACGCAATCACAGGGAATTCCGGGAAAGCGCTATGTGGATCCTCTGCCATTGGGGCAGTAGGGGGCCCACCATCTCAAGACCCCCAGGGGCCCTTAGCACAGGGCTTTCCAGGCGGGTACTCCTACCAGCTGGGCCAGCAGTACCCCCAGCATCCTCAGACCGAGCGCCTTCTCTCTGGAGCCAAACCCCAACCAGGACTAGAGCCGCACGCCTGGCCCTTTGTGGGCCAGTTGCCTTCCGATGATTTGTACCCTGTAGGACACCCGGGGCACACTCACTCCCATGCCGGGACGGGGTCAGGGAGGTTCCCCCGGCAAAAATCTCCCAGTTTACCGAGCTCCTTTGGACCCTACTCCCAGTCGGGACCTGAGCCAGGGGAGGAGGGGTATGGCAAAAAAGAGCAGAAAGTCAAAAAGCCCGGAAAGTACATTTGTTACTACTGCGGCCGCGCCTGCGCCAAGCCCAGCGTCCTGAAGAAGCACATCCGCTCCCACACGGGCGAGAGGCCGTATCCTTGCGTGCCGTGTGGCTTTTCTTTCAAAACCAAGAGTAACCTTTACAAGCACCGCAAGTCCCACGCTCACGCCATCAAGGCCGGACTCGTACCCTTTTCGGACCTGGCTGTGTCCCGCAGCGGAGACATGAACCAGGCGTCTCCGGCAGGGGAGGCCGAGGTCCACTCCGACGGAGAGCAGAGCACCGACACGGACGAGGAAGTTGTGGAAGGATCCACCATGCTGATGGACAAAGATGGATCCGTTCCACAGATCTCCTTTGAAGTTGACAAGACTACAG GTGGTGCAGAGCCAGCATATGCAGACTCAGCCGAAGATCAGTTTGTGGGCTCCATTAAAGTGCCTATCCTTATTGTCCCCAAGTCCGGAGGCGTCCCGTCCACGGGGATGGAATGCCCACCGTTCCAGGACGTAAAACTTTCCCACCACATGATGACATCCCTGGCTGGGAGAAGAGGACGTTCTCTGGACGATTCCCCCTCAATCAAAGCGAATTTGGCCCTGAGACTGCATGACAGGAAAGGCCAGGATTCAGATCCGACCGGGTCTCAGTCGTTGAACCTGCTCAGTCCTCACAGCAAAGGCAGCACAGACTCGGGCTACTTTTCTCGATCTGAGAGCGCCGAGCAGCAGATCAGCCCCCCAAATGCAAACGTTAAAACATACGAGGAGATTATGTTTGGTCGGACCTGGTACTACCGACCCAACTCCAGATCGAGGCAGTCTATCACGGTGGCGATGGCGGGGGCGGACCCTAGTAGCCTAGCGAGCCTAAAACAATCAGGTGTAGTCCTGGACATGGGAAAGATCTCTGAGGATCAAATCTGCTTCAGGGGGGACGTCGGAATGTCTGGGGAGCCTAAACAGTATCCGACGGTACCCAGTCAGAGCAGTACGGGACTTCTGGAGCCGCCGTCAGATTCCGGGCACCTGATCAGAAGCAACTCCATGCCGACGTCTTCTCCACCGAACCTCAGCCTTCCTCCAGGGATACGAGGCAGCCATTCCTTTGACGAGATGATGACATCGGATGACGTGTTTTACCCGCCTGGACTGCGTCGGCTCCGGAGACAGGCAGCCATAGAACTTTCAGCCCACGAAGCCCACACAGGAGACGCCGAGGGCTACGGACACATGCCCAAGAATTTACCCAAATCCCTGGCTAAGAAGCTGAACGAGCGCGGTCCCGGAGTCGCAGAGCATGTGGTCTACAGCTCATACGGAACTAAAGTTAGCTTGTCAGAAATAGCCACCAGAAAGAGGAGGAAAGAGAAGAGTGTCGGGGATGAAGAAGACAGTCCCGGTCACTGTGACAGCAGCTGCAGCGGATCTGTCGAGATGACGGGAGACTACGGGAGTTTTGACGGCTCCAGAGCCACCCCGACCGGGAAAGGCTCTCTTCATAGCGCTCACAGCCAATCAGACAGCTTCGATACCTGCGCTAGCATGTGCTCTGAGGACATGGCTTTGTTTAGCGACGCCGAATGCAGGAAGGCGGCCGGGAACGTCATATCAGTCATCCAGCACACCAACTCCCTCAGCCGGCCGAATTCTTTCGAGAAGTCAGAATCCTTTGAGCAGCCGGGATATCATCCCTCAGCCCCGTCCAGCCAGTACTCCGAACAGTCTGACTCGGACATTTTTGAAGATGCTTTGAGTCCGGAATCGGCCCTGCTGAGGACCGAGAGCATGGATCAGCAGCCGCAGAGCGACAGTGACCTGGCCTCGGTCTCGTCTTCCTCAGCAGCAGCTTCACCCGGGCAGCCTTATCACATCCCCCACAAACTAGTCCGCCAACCtaacatccaagttcctgagaTCAGGGTCACGGATGAGAAAGACGCAGAAGCTCCGATGGCGAAGGAGGTGGAAAAGCATCAGCCGCACGTGGAGGAATTCCAGCTGCCGCAGAGGAGTGACACCCTGTCGCAGATGCCCTCGGAGAAGCTCCCGCCCAAGAAGAAGAGGCTGCGCCTTGCGGACATGGAGCACTCGTCTGGGGAATCCAGCTTTGAGTCCACTTGCACCAGCCTGTCTCGCAGCCCAAGTCAGGAGAGCAATCTGTCCCACTCGTCTTCATTTTCTATGTCCTTCGACAGAGACGAAGGCCTTAAGTCGGTGTCACCCACCAAACAG ACCCAGGAGGACTCCGCCGCGGGTGGAGGAGGCAAAGCATCCGAGTTCCTGACGGTGCCCGGCAGTGGTCATTCCAGCCACCAGCAGCAGAGGGAGATGAGGAGGTCCTCGTCGGAACAGACGCCATACTCACTTCCGTCTGACTTGCCGGAAATGCGTAGCAAGTCCTTCGATTATGGAAGCTTGTCGTCTTCCAGACAGGGAGAGCTCTACGCCAGCGGTTCCGCCATGAAGGAGCGCCGTCGTGGGTGTCTTGTCCGCCAG GCTTCACTGAGTGTGTACGCCGAGGCAGCCGCCCAGGAACCAGGAGGGTctgagctgtcaatcaaacaagAGAGCGTGGAGCACGGGGTGTGGCCTGGCCCGACGGGACCGTCACATAGCATTAGCGATATAGCCGGCAGAACCAAGAGACTCGGCAACACTGTTGGTG TCGTAGGAGCTCACCAGCAGCACGTTCTCCAGCAGAGCATCAGTGAGGACAGCCTGCAGGACGAGCCTCACTATGCCAG gtCACAGCAATATCGCCTCCAGGCTCAGGGCTCATCATCTGAAGGAGAACATCTAGTTCACGAGGTCATGAACAAGGAAGTAGTCCAGCAGCAGGTCCTGTCCTGCCAACAGTCCGCTCTGTTCTGGAGTCAAGAGACCAGTCAGACATCCAGACAGCAGCTGACCCTCCAGGCCCAGCAGCAACTCCAGAAACTCCACATCCGATCACCGAGCAGCCTACCCGGACCCACGACACACCACAGACCACATGACGGACAACCAGAAccttcttcaatatttcatcaCCAAAACCTGGCCTCTCTCTCGTGCAAGCACTCCCTGCCCACCTCCAACACTACCCCCATGCCACTACAGCAGATCCAGCCCATCTTCGCCACCCAGAACCCGGGCCCCCACGCCTCCCAGCCTGGTCTGCTGGTTCCTGTGCGGATCCAAACCCACGTGCCATCTTTTGGTAGTGTGATGTATACCAGCGTTAGCCAGCTCATAGCACACGATCAGAGGCTCAGCTTAGTTGGACGGAGCAACATCAGTGACATGTCCCCTCAAGGTGGCGCTGTGGGCGCCGGTCAGTCGCCTGAAGGTCTGGGACGAGGTCCAAGCAGAGCAGGTTTCAATCTATCACACTTCCTAGGTCAGACAGATGGAACGGTGCTGCGCTCCCCACACTGGAAGTCTCCAGATTCCGGTCCCAATACGGGAATTCCTCTGTCGCTAACATCAGGTACCATAACCACCACTGAGGCCTCGGGGTCCGGCATGGGGGGCAGCAAGAGGATGCTGTCTCCTGCCAGCTCTTTGGAGCTCTTCTTCGAGACCAAGCAGCAGAAAAGGGTGAAAGAGGAGAGAATGTTTGGGCAGATGCTGAAGGAGATGAGCGCTGTTGAGCTGAGTGGAACCGACGGCAGCAGCAAGTCCGAGCAGAGGCAGACTGGAGACGACTGTGAGAGGATGTCTTCTTCTCCGCCGCTGGGTGACTTCCCTGCTCCCAACAAGATCGCCATTCCTGTCCGTTCTTCTGCACCCCACCAGCCTGACGTACCCCGCCCAGAGAGCTTCACGCCTCCTCTCCAGATTGTCACCGACTCTTCTCCTGCTTCATACTGCCCAAACTCCCCTGAAGAGCTTGACATGGACCAGTCCCACCTCAGCCCCCAGTCCATGATCTCCTCCAACGACGCCGAAGTCGCTGACGCCTCCAAGCCGCCCGCAGCCAGTCAAGTCCCAACAAGCGTGCTGCTTCAGTTGGCAGTCAGCCAAAATCCAGGACCGCCGAGAGCGGCGGGACAGACTCTGCTGCTGGCCGACGTGACCGATGTCCAGCAGTTCTTACAGTTCCCGAGCCTGCGCAACCTCTGCCGGGTCAGCTGGTGCTTCCTGAACTACACCAAGCCCAACAGTCGTCAAGCTGCCTCGCAGAGCTCCATCTACAGCTCTTGGTGTGTGAGCTCCTACAACCCCAACCCGCTCAACCTGAGGACCAAGGCTGCGCTGGCCCTGCTCAGGTCCAAACAGAAGACCGACACCAACCTCCTGTACACCACAGCCGACATGGCGCCGCCCAGCTCGGGGAAGCTGGTGTCCTCGGTCGCCTGGAAACTGCGCTTTGATCAG CTAAAGCCAGAGCTGATGCCCGTCGATGTCAGACATTTTGGAAGGAAGATGAAGGGCGTGGCCTCGTGGGAGCGGTCCAAGGAGGAGCATGCGGACAAGGACGTCGCCATCAAGCGAACTGCCACCGAACCGACACGCATCAAAATCTTCGAAGGCGG GTTCAAGTCCAACGAGGACTACGTTTACGTGCGCGGGCGAGGTCGAGGGAAGTACATCTGCGAGGAATGCGGCATCCGCTGCAAGAAGCCCAGCATGCTGAAGAAACACATCAGGACACACACCGACGTGCGACCTTACGTCTGCAAGTTCTGCAACTTTGCCTTCAAGACCAAAG gaaacCTGACCAAGCACATGAAGTCTAAAGCGCATCTGAAGAAGTGTCTGGAGTTAGGCGTGTCCATGTCCTCCGTGGAGGACGTGGAGACAGACGACGCAG ACGTGGGTGAGGAAGGTCGGAGGTCGTCAGACAAGATGGCGGAGCACCAGTTCTCAGACGTGGACGACTCCGAAGGCGGCGAGGACGATGGCGATGACGACGAAGACGATGAGGACGATGACTACGACGGGGACTCCACCCCCAAGACGTGCTCGCGCTCCACCAGCCCGCAGCCTTACGGCCTGCCCTCCCTGTCAATCACAGCTGTGGCAGCGTCCCAGCCGTCGCCGCCCCTCCCGCCGCATTCCGACCCCCTGGTCCACAAGCCGCCGCTGTTCAGCTACTTCACCACCGTGCCGAGCATTCACATCACGTCCCAGCGGGCAGAGCATGGGCGGGGTCAAGAGGAGCACCAGCGAGGGATGCTGGCCGGTAGGATGCTGGCTCCGCCCTCCTCATCTATGGACGAAGACCTCCCCGTCCCCTCTCTGGATTTCCCCTCACCGTCCTCTCATCTGTCCTCCCCCGGGCTGGACTACCCCACCTGTCCTTCCCCCATCTCCCCCTCCGCCTCCCCCTCACCTCGCCAGTACCTGTCGCCACATCACGACCTCTCGCCGATGCCAGGGAGACTGTCGCCACGGCGGGACGCCTCCCCTCTGCGCCACGTCTCCCCCAAGAGGGACGCGGTGGGATATCGACGGGAGCTGTCCCCCAGAAGGGGGCACCTGTCGCTGCTCTCGCCCCTCCCTTGCCCCACGTCTCCCGGTGGGAGGGACTACAAGCGTGAGCTGTCTCCACGAGGACGCCACAAGGGCATGATCAGACCGCATTCTCCCCGACGGGCGCTCCAGCAGCACCTCCACCACCAAAG CCAGCAGAGTGGAGCACGAGGCCTGAGGTCGGCTCAGCTCGCCGGGCTGCTGAGTCAGACGGAGCTCGGACCTCGAGGACGCCGCCGGGTCGGCGCTGATGTGGACACG GAGTCGCAACAGAGTGGTAACCGCGGTAACCAGTCCAGTCCGCCCCATCAGGGATTGTTCAGTCATCTTCCTCTCCATTCTCAACTCCAG GTGCGTTCGCCATATCCAATGATTCCCATCGGAGGGATCCAGATGGTCCACGCCATGCCCACGTCTGTCAGCACCCCTCtggaccagcagggggcgcagCAGGCCACACCCCGCCTCCCGCTCCACGAGGGAGAAACATCAGAGGACGTCCAAAGCGGCGAGGCCACCTGCCCTCCTTTCACCTCCTCTGTTGAcggaggaagacgaggaggaggcgAGGGGTCATCAGGTGCGCCTTCACCCGCCTTGATGGAGGGCGGAGTCGTGAGGGAGCGTGAGCAGGAAGCCAGCGTCCACACGTGCACCAAAGCCATCGCCTCGCTTCGGATCGACCCGGAGGAGCACACCGAGAGACGGCGAGGCGGCAGAGAGGAGGATGGCGCCTCCGCGCCCTCGCCCGCCCTCCCGGGACAACATCGGCGCACGCCGCCCACCTCCGCGTCCCCGCCCTCTACTCTGGTTCAGCACTTTAGCGGCCGCGGGCCTCCACACGCCTCAAGCCCCGCCTCCCCGCATTGCCCCTCCCCTTCCCCTGATGCCGGGTCAGAAAGCACAATCAGAAGCAAAGACGTGTCATAG
- the rnaseh1 gene encoding ribonuclease H1 isoform X1, translating to MLRLARLFRAVTLARKVCSSVEEDMAKGKFFYAVRKGLKPGVYHSWGECKAQVDKFPSAAFKKFASEKEAWEFVRGVEPSKAPQATKAVESDLCPLPKRGPEPLEYIPLGKKRSRVEVEEVVPSKRVKETDCASSGSTDGFTYMGDAVVVYTDGCCTSNGKRGARGGIGVYWGPRHPLNVAERLQGRQTNQCAEIQATCKALQQAKEHKIKKLVVYTDSKFTINGVTKWVKNWKLNGWRLKDGGPVINKDDFEKLDRLNQELQVVWMHIPGHAGYIGNEEADRLSREGAAKSAGNLN from the exons ATGCTGAGATTAGCTCGTCTTTTTAGGGCGGTGACGTTAGCAAGAAAGGTCTGCAGCAGCGTTGAAGAAGACATGGCTAAAGGGAAGTTTTTCTACGCGGTGAGGAAAGGACTCAAACCTGGCGTCTATCACTCCTG GGGCGAATGTAAAGCCCAGGTGGACAAATTCCCATCTGCTGCTTTTAAGAAGTTTGCATCTGAGAAGGAAGCCTGGGAGTTTGTTCGAGGAGTGGAACCTTCCAAAGCTCCGCAGGCCACCAAAG CCGTGGAGTCAGACCTCTGTCCGCTTCCGAAGAGAGGACCCGAGCCTTTGGAGTACATCCCGCTTGGGAAGAAGAGAAGTCGCGTAGAAGTAGAGGAGGTGGTCCCGTCCAAACGGGTCAAAGAGACAGACTGTGCTTCTTCGGGCAGCACAGATGGATTCACATACATGG GCGACGCAGTGGTCGTGTACACGGACGGCTGCTGCACGTCCAACGGGAAGCGCGGCGCTCGAGGCGGCATCGGCGTCTACTGGGGCCCCCGGCACCCTCT GAATGTTGCTGAGCGGCTGCAGGGACGACAAACCAATCAGTGTGCGGAAATACAGGCAA CCTGCAAAGCGCTGCAACAAGCCAAAGAACATAAGATCAAGAAGCTGGTGGTCTACACGGACAGCAAGTTCACAATCAACG GCGTCACCAAGTGGGTGAAGAACTGGAAGCTGAACGGATGGAGGCTCAAGGACGGCGGTCCCGTCATCAACAAAGATGACTTTGAGAAGCTGGACCGCCTCAACCAGGAGCTGCAGGTGGTCTGG atGCACATCCCAGGCCATGCGGGCTACATCGGCAACGAAGAGGCTGACCGATTGTCGAGAGAAGGAGCTGCTAAGTCCGCAGGCAACTTGAACTGA
- the rnaseh1 gene encoding ribonuclease H1 isoform X2 → MAKGKFFYAVRKGLKPGVYHSWGECKAQVDKFPSAAFKKFASEKEAWEFVRGVEPSKAPQATKAVESDLCPLPKRGPEPLEYIPLGKKRSRVEVEEVVPSKRVKETDCASSGSTDGFTYMGDAVVVYTDGCCTSNGKRGARGGIGVYWGPRHPLNVAERLQGRQTNQCAEIQATCKALQQAKEHKIKKLVVYTDSKFTINGVTKWVKNWKLNGWRLKDGGPVINKDDFEKLDRLNQELQVVWMHIPGHAGYIGNEEADRLSREGAAKSAGNLN, encoded by the exons ATGGCTAAAGGGAAGTTTTTCTACGCGGTGAGGAAAGGACTCAAACCTGGCGTCTATCACTCCTG GGGCGAATGTAAAGCCCAGGTGGACAAATTCCCATCTGCTGCTTTTAAGAAGTTTGCATCTGAGAAGGAAGCCTGGGAGTTTGTTCGAGGAGTGGAACCTTCCAAAGCTCCGCAGGCCACCAAAG CCGTGGAGTCAGACCTCTGTCCGCTTCCGAAGAGAGGACCCGAGCCTTTGGAGTACATCCCGCTTGGGAAGAAGAGAAGTCGCGTAGAAGTAGAGGAGGTGGTCCCGTCCAAACGGGTCAAAGAGACAGACTGTGCTTCTTCGGGCAGCACAGATGGATTCACATACATGG GCGACGCAGTGGTCGTGTACACGGACGGCTGCTGCACGTCCAACGGGAAGCGCGGCGCTCGAGGCGGCATCGGCGTCTACTGGGGCCCCCGGCACCCTCT GAATGTTGCTGAGCGGCTGCAGGGACGACAAACCAATCAGTGTGCGGAAATACAGGCAA CCTGCAAAGCGCTGCAACAAGCCAAAGAACATAAGATCAAGAAGCTGGTGGTCTACACGGACAGCAAGTTCACAATCAACG GCGTCACCAAGTGGGTGAAGAACTGGAAGCTGAACGGATGGAGGCTCAAGGACGGCGGTCCCGTCATCAACAAAGATGACTTTGAGAAGCTGGACCGCCTCAACCAGGAGCTGCAGGTGGTCTGG atGCACATCCCAGGCCATGCGGGCTACATCGGCAACGAAGAGGCTGACCGATTGTCGAGAGAAGGAGCTGCTAAGTCCGCAGGCAACTTGAACTGA